The Gammaproteobacteria bacterium genome has a window encoding:
- a CDS encoding transposase has product MAIARRQLIDAETTPYYHVMSRCVRRAFLCGIDKLTGRDFSHRRQWVEDKLNELIPIFAIDLAAYAIMSNHYHLVLRVDSDLARSWSMDEVFEQYSNLHACSTVVERYLNGAVLTTAELFLVQEYENEYRERLSSISWFMKVLNQHIAVKANREDNCTGKFWESRFKSQALLDEAALLTCMAYVDLNPIRAGMADRPEQSDFTSIQTRLDRNKRVPANSMKLLLGFIKLKAEYGDKHIPLAESAYIELVDWTGRCLRDGNKGSIPPHLAPILERINLTEQDWLRHTRYFEARFKRVAGSWDSIKQTAAKLKRNWFQGKPPKPIPN; this is encoded by the coding sequence ATGGCTATTGCCCGTCGTCAGCTTATCGATGCTGAAACCACCCCTTATTATCATGTAATGTCTCGTTGTGTCCGTCGTGCGTTCTTGTGTGGAATAGACAAGTTAACAGGGCGTGACTTTTCACATCGACGGCAATGGGTCGAAGATAAACTCAATGAATTAATTCCAATATTTGCCATCGATCTCGCGGCCTATGCGATTATGAGCAATCATTATCATCTGGTGCTTCGAGTTGATAGTGATTTAGCTAGATCCTGGAGTATGGATGAAGTTTTTGAACAATACAGTAATTTGCATGCATGCTCGACGGTTGTGGAGCGGTATCTAAACGGGGCTGTACTTACAACTGCTGAACTATTTCTAGTACAGGAATACGAAAATGAATATCGGGAACGCTTGAGTTCCATCAGCTGGTTCATGAAAGTGTTGAATCAGCATATTGCGGTTAAGGCGAACAGAGAAGACAACTGCACAGGTAAATTCTGGGAATCACGCTTTAAATCCCAAGCTTTACTGGATGAGGCTGCTCTGCTTACTTGCATGGCATATGTGGACTTGAACCCGATAAGAGCGGGTATGGCTGACCGACCTGAACAGTCGGACTTCACCTCGATTCAAACCCGACTGGATCGTAATAAACGCGTTCCAGCCAACTCAATGAAACTATTACTCGGCTTTATTAAACTCAAGGCCGAATATGGCGACAAACACATTCCACTGGCTGAATCGGCTTACATCGAATTGGTCGATTGGACAGGACGATGTCTAAGAGATGGTAATAAAGGTTCTATCCCGCCTCATTTGGCCCCCATTCTCGAACGCATCAATCTCACCGAACAGGATTGGTTACGACATACTCGCTACTTTGAAGCCAGGTTCAAACGCGTGGCAGGCAGTTGGGATTCCATCAAACAAACCGCTGCCAAATTAAAACGTAATTGGTTTCAAGGCAAACCGCCCAAACCGATACCTAATTAG